The genomic region AACAATTATAGATAGCACAGTATCTCTAACGAATGGATTCTATAGCTTTGTAAATGTGGTGCCTGGAACGTATGATATCGATGTCTCAAATCCACCAGAGTATACATCTACTACTGTAAGTGTAAGCATTGGCTCGGGCCAATCGGTTACTGAAGATATTTTCATTAATCCTGTACCGAGTACGATTGATGGTACTGTCACGGACAATGCCTTAAATCCAATCGCAGGTGCGACTGTAACACTTGATAATAATTTGGGTGTACCCATTGCAACGACAACAACAAATGGGGCAGGGCAGTATAGTTTCACAGGAGTTGTGCCGGGTTCTTATGAAGTGGAAGTTATGGCATCTGGCTTTGGTTCCGATTTAAAGTCCGTGATCACTCAGCCAGGTCAAACGAGTACAGTAGATTTCACTCTTGAAGCTACCGCTGGGAGCATCGCAGGGGCAATTCTGGATAGTGATACTTCAACAGCTATTCCGAATGCTTCTGTAGAATTGTTAACGAATGATGCAATATTCCTCACAAGTACGACTGCTGATGGTAGTGGGAATTACACCTTTACCGATTTGTCCCCTGGGTCGTACATCGTAAGAGCACAAGCGGCGAATTATAGTGTGAACTCAGTAAGTTCTATCGTATTGGCTAGTCAAGTAACGAGTACAGATGTACCTCTTATGCCTTCTCCTGGTTCCATTTCAGGGACTGTAACTGATGAACAGACAGGAGTGGTGTTAGGTGGTGCCACTGTTCAAGTACTCGATTCGCTCGGAAATATCGTGGATGCCACCTTAACGAATGGATCAGGCGCCTATACGTTTAATAATTTAGCCACTGGAAGTTATACGCTCGTATTTACAGCGAATGGATACTCGAAACTCGTCATAGGATCAGTGGTCGAGGCGGGTCAGACAACGACGACAAATGTTTCATTGGAAGAAATTGCAGGTAGCTTACAAGGAACCGTCGAGGATAATACAGCCAATGCTATCGCTGGTGCGCTCGTAACGGTTTATGAGAATCAAATTCCAGTAGCCACCGCTCTAACCGATGAAAACGGAAATTATTTTATTCCGGATTTGGCAGGTGGAGCCTACAATGTTGTGATTACGGCCGACAACTATCAATCACAATCCCTTGGTACAACCATCGTTAGAGGGGAAACAACAATACTAAATGCGACACTACAAGATAGTCCTGGGACTTTAACTGGAAGTGTCTCGAGTAGTGGTTCGCCTTTAGCAGGAGCAACCATTGCCATTCAAAATCAGTCTGGAATCATCTCCACCACTTTCACAGATTCCAATGGACAGTATGTAATTGAGAATCTAGCTCCAGGCAGTTATTCCGTAGTTGCAAGCTTCTCCACTTATGAGACTCAAATTAACGGAGCTATTATTGAAGCCAATACCACCACGAATGTTGACTTCGATTTAGAGCAGACCCCAGGTGGGATTGCCGGAGAAGTACTAAATGCACAAACGGGAATCCCAATCATTGGTGCAAATGTAGAAGTGAGATTTATTGATTCAAGCGGTGCCATTGTTGCGACAGTCTTTACGGATGAAGATGGCATGTATCGAGCGAACGATTTAGCTCCTGGCTTTTATACGCTGGTCTATGGGGCTGAGGATTTTCAGACGGTTGCCATTACAACTGAAGTAGAAGCAGGCATAACGAAAATTGTAAATGCCTTATTAGAGCCAAACCCAGGAGCGGTGAATGGGACGATTATTAATTCAATTGATGAATCTCCATTGCCGGGCGCGCTTGTCACCATTGTCGACAGCAATGGATTTGTGGTTGATACCGTTACTACGGGTACGAATGGTGCTTTCAACATTAATGGGTTAGCTCCTGGAAGTTATACAATCACCGCCTCAATTGATGGGTTTCAGAACAATGTAACCGGCGTTACGGTAAGGTCAAATGAAATTACAGCGACAATCATTCCTTTGACTCCTGGCCCTGGAAGGATTGAAGGTACAGTTACCCCTTCTCTTTCTGGAACGTTAGTGAGATTATTTGACCAGAACGGGGTCTTTATCGCATCAACCATACCTGAGAATGGACTATTTAACTTTGACAACCTAGCACCTGGAACGTATACAGTCAGCGCAAGTGCAAATGAGTACACGACTGACACTGTTGGAGTAGAAGTTCTATCAAGTCAAACAAGTTTCGTCTCGTTAACCCTTGATCCCCTTCCTGCAACAGTGTCTGGAACCATTACGAGTAGCGGCGGCGCGCCTATAGCGAACGCCTTAGTCAAAATTGTGAATGATGCTGGAGTGACCCTTGGTTCTGCGTTCACGAATGAGTTAGGAGGCTACACGTTACCAAATATTCCAGCTGGTTCATTTACACTTGTAGCGGGTGCCGATGGATTTGCATCAAGCTCTGTTGGTGTCACAACTGCCCAAGGACAAGATTTGTCAGGGGTTAACGTTCAGTTGAGTGCAGCAACAGGTGGGATTAGTGGGCAGGTATCAAACCTTGTAACGGGAGACCCACTCGTTGGAGTAACCATTACTGTGCGAGACCCATCTACTCAAACGATTATTGCTACAACGACGACGGATGTATTCGGGGATTATCTGTTGACTTCAATCCCTCCAGGTTCACAAACCGTGTCTGCTTTCCTAGAAGGATTTGCCCGCCAACAATTAGGAGCATCCGTAGTAGCAGGGGAAACCACTTCTGCTGATTTCATCCTAGACCCAAACCCTGGTGAAGTCCAAGGGATTCTTGTGGACGGGAACGGGAATCCGCTCATGCTCTCCAATATGTTCGTTGAAGTCTATAATGAGCGAAAGGAATTCATTACGACGATTACAGTGAACGGTGACGGGACGTATAAGGTGCCTGGCCTTATACCTGGTACCTACTTCTTAACAGCATCTGCACCTGGATATAGTAGCTCAACGGTATCAGCTGTTGTAAATTCAAATACAGTGACTGCGGTGACTCATACACTGCAACTGAACCCAGCGACGTTAAACGTTGTTGTCTTGGATGATGAAACAGGGCAACCACAAGCAGGTGCAAGTGTGATAGTCGAGCACACCAATGGTATCCCAATCGATCAAGGAATCACGGATCAGAATGGCTTGATTCGCTTTACAGACCTAGCTGGAGGAGAGTATTTCATCACTGCTACGAAAGATGGATTCGGTACTACCTCTCAAGGATTGTTTCTTGGGAATGGGGATACGAGATCTATTACGTTGCGGTTGCCAACAGAAGTTGGTATTCTACAAGGATTTGTGACAGATGGAACTAGTGGAAATCCAATCCTTGATGCGACCGTCCAAGTATTCGATGAGAATGGTGTGCTCGTACTAGAGGGGGTGACGGATGAGAATGGACGTTATCGGTTCGAAGGGCTTGCTCCAGGTGAATACACCGTCATCACGTCAGCGGGCAATTTCAGTCCTGAATCAGCAGGAGCCTTTATTATAGCTGGAGAGACGTCAACCTTAAGTTTCGCGTTAACTCCAAATGCAGGTCGAATTGAAGGAACGGTGACGGATGCTACAACAGGAGATCCAGTTCAAGGAGCCACAATCATTATCCGTGAGGGTTCAGAGACAGGACCAATCATCTTTACAACCATTACAGATGAGAACGGATTCTATCAAAGTGGTGGTTTGGCGGAGAATGTATATGTGTTAGTAACAAGAGACCCAAATTACGGGAGTGAAACGGGAGTCGTGACTGTCGAGAGAAATCAAGTTACGACATTGAATTTCTCGTTAACTCCAAATCCAGGTAGAGTACAGGGGAGTGTAAGAAGTGCGAGTGCAGGGTTGCCGATTACGGGTGCCTTAATCAGAGTTACCAATCAAGATGGATTTATAATTGGTACGGTTCCGACAGATGAAAGTGGCTTCTACACGCTTGGCGGATTGGCGCCTGGAACTTACAGGATTACAGCAGGCGATCCAAACTTTCAAATCGCAAAAGCAACATTCTCCGTAGGTACGAACCAAACAGTTACTCGGAATTTTGCTCTACAAGGGGACCCTGCGACTATTACCGGCGCAGTCATCGATAATGAGAACAATGCACCACTTGTAGGGGCACTTGTTCAAGTATTTGATACGGAGACGGAATTATTGTTAGGGGAGGCACTAACGAACGAAGATGGGTTTTACGCAATATTTGGGCTCTCAACAGACACGATTCAAGTATTAATCAGTTTTCCTGGTTACGGTACCTTTCAAAGTACCTTCCCCACATCCGCAGGAAGTACAGCTGATGTAAGTGTGAGACTCTCCCAAACCCCAGCTACCATAAGAGGAAGAGTAACAGCGCAAGAGGGCGGTACTCCAATTGATGGTGTCACGGTCGTTCTTAAACTTGCAGGAGCCACAACGCCATATGCATTTGCAATCACGAACGAAGATGGAGACTATGAATTTACAGGATTAGCTCCAGGGAGTTATACAGTAACTTTCGTAGCAGTGGACTTCCAAAATGTTTCATTTGGTGTTGTTCTCGGCCCTAATGAAGTTAGGATTCTCAATGTTTCTTTGCAAAGAGGAGGACCGATTGGGTTAGTCCCAGAGTGTATTCGAACAAGAAAGGTGTACGATTGGGTTGTGACAGCTACACATCTAACCCGTACTTCCTATTTCCCAACTTGTTGTCAACAGGAGATTGACCGGTTGCTTAGTCTTGGCGAAACATTGGTCATACAGGCGGAAATTGAGGATGTTAAAGAACGAGTGGTAACAATCGAGAATGGGAACCCAGGTTGGATTAAGGTAACCTTCTTAATGGAAGTTACCATCAGAGTCATAAATGAGTTGACTGAAAATATAGTTTGTAAATTTAACACGCCATTACTCATAGCAGAAGAATTAGCGATTTGTATACCTGAACCATTCGATGTAAACAATGTAGACTTATCGATTCTAACATCGAAAGTGACGACAGAAGGAATTGTTTCCTCTCAATCGTACGAACTAACTGCCTTTATTTGCTTCGATGTAACAGTAACCTGTCAAGTAAACTTAGAAGTGCTTGGTGATTTCTGTAGTCCTAGAAGGGAAATTCCGATAGAGAAGCCACCATTAAAGTGTGTGGTTGGTCCAAATATCCTTCCACCTACTCAATGTAGTAACTTTATTGAAGACAGTGAATTTGACGACTTGCTATCGTTGATTAATGACCAAGATTAAACAACCAAGCTGCCGAGTGACGAATCTCGGCGGCTTTTTTTTGTTGTTACTTCTTGAGAGCTTTGGATTTTCAATGCGTATGGATGCGACCTCTCCACAATTCAGGCAGAAGGTAAAGAGTTTGGGACTACTAGTCAAAGACACCTTACTTTGTCTAATCGGCATATAGTCCGTCCCTTCACTGAATTGAGTTCCTACGCCACGATCTCCAGACTCATCTAAGTATGAAGCTTTAAGTAGGTGGCATGAAATGGAATTATTTTCTTTATGTGAAAGGGATTATGGAACCTCTTGTAGAAAAGAGTCGATTGGTGGTTTGTATTTAGAGTTGGAAGAGAGACAGGTAGGAGGGATAACGATGAAATTTGTAATGATTACCGGGCCACAAGCTGTAGGGAAGATGACGGTCGGCCAAGAGCTCGCAAAGCTAACGAATCTTTCCCTATTTCATAATCATATGACGATTGACCTTGTCGGACAGTTCTTCGACTATGATACACCTTCAGGGAAGCGGCTAGTCAATCTCTTTCGTCATGAAATCTTTGAAGAGATGGCGAGTAGTGATGAAGAGGGGATGATCTTTACGTATGTGTGGGCGTTTAACTTACAGGAAGACTGGGAGTATGTAGAACGGGTCACTCACCAGTTCGAATCGAAAGGAGCGACCGTTTACTATGTAGAGCTTGAAGCGAATCTAGATACACGCCTTCAGCGTAACAAAACGGAGAACCGCCTTCAGCACAAGCCATCGAAGCGGGATATCCAGTGGTCGGAGAATGAGATGAAGGACTCTATGAATGAGTATCGGTTAAATTCAATAGCGGGTGAAATCACCCACACCAATTACATAAGAATCGATAATACGAACCTTAGCGCGAGAGAAGTAGCAGAAAAGGTGAAGGATGCCTTTACTCTTTAGGGAGGAAGGAGCATTATTTTATGACAGACGTTGCTATTTTACTATTGCTTTACGTGTTCGCTTTGTTGTTGCTTAGTTATCCAGTCAACCTATTTCTCCGGTTGGGAGTAGGTATTTACTATGTGTTTACGCTCTATTCATTCAGCCAGGACTATCTAGCATTATCTGAAGAGCGGGATGCGTATGTTCAGAAGCATAGATATAACCATGACCATGACAATAAAGAAGACACATTGGCGCTAGAGCGACATTGGGATGAGCAGAGTAACTTAGTTGGGATGTATGAGGCACAAGTGAATGTCCCAATCTTCCTGTTTATTGTGTACGCCTACTACAGATGGTTCTCTTTCGTAGAGGAGCGAAGACATAAGATTTGGATTGCGGTTAGCATCCTTCCTGTTTTGCTCACGTACACAATTGCAGTGATATTCTTTGGAATGCAAGGCTATCAGCCATAAATAGTGAAGGAAGTGTGTAAAGAGATGATGGAATTGAAGAAAGCAATAAAGGTGTGTAGCCTGTTCTCTCTACTTCTCCTTATTGGATGCAGCACGGGCACAGGGAACGAAGCGTCAGAAGAAACGACAGCTGTTGAACAAACTGAGGAGCAGGTGGAAGCGGAAGAAGAAAACGAGCAAGAAGTGTCGCATGCGAGTGACAACAATTCAGAAGAAGGGCAGAAAGAGACGAAAGACGACCGTTCTCAAACTATTGAAGCTACAGAGGAAGATCCTCTAGCTAGCTATTCGGCTGAAGAGATTGAGTATGCTCGGGTGTGGTTGCAGCTAGGAGTTAACCAGAACTTAGACGAATTAACAGTCACAAAGATTAAGGAAGGAGAACCCTTGAATCCATATGACGATACGAGTGCCGTCTATCCTGAAGATGTAACAAACCTTGGTGGTCGGTTAATTGACGGTTCCGTGACGTACAGTGGAAACGGCAATGGAACCATCAACGTATATGATGTGCCCAAACGTTGGGAAAGCAGTTATCCTGAAGAACTGGGAGAAGACTTTATTAAAGAATTTACGAATGACATTATTGAGAATACCAAGCTTGTATCCATAGAACCAGGTAATCCTGAGAAGGTAATTGAACTCATTGGGAAAATGGAATACGCTCCTCGTAATGATGAATGATGCTCCAAGTCTCTAGCACAACGAATTCAATCGAAAAAAGCCCTAACACAAATGGTTAGGGCTTTTACTGTATTAAAGTGTCTGTTCCCCATTCACGCCGTTAATGGAGTAAGTCACAGTTAAGTTTGCGTTAATGGAGTGGGCAACGGAACAGTATTTATCTTTAGAAAGTTGCACAGCACGTACCACTTTGTCTTCAGGAAGTTCTCCTTCTAGAGCATAGTGGATATGAATGTCTGTAAATTTACGTGGATGCTCCTCAGCACGCTCACCTTTCATATCCATATGAAATCCGATTGGGTTAAGTCGCATTTTCTGGAGAATCTGGATAATATCGATTCCAGTACAGCTTGCTACAGCAGACATAAGCGCCTCTGTTGGGCGCGCTCCAGAGTTCTCACCGCCATCGCCTTCTCCTGCATCCAATCGGATTGTATGTCCAGAAGGTGCTGCCCCTTCAAATGCCATTTTCCCTTTCCAGTCTACTTTAAATTCCATCGTTTACGCTCCTTTACTTACTTATTCGTTATAGGTCTACAGTTATCTTTCGCAACTATAAGTATACTATGTAGGTTCAATACCTAGCTACGTATTTGCTCTAGCCGAAGTTTGTGGAAATGAATACATTCGGAAGGCAATGCATTCACATTCAAATAAATTCCAATTAGAGGGATTTGTGCTATAATGGGGTCGCATAAAGTAACAAGTCTATGATTCCTTCGCCCACCTTATGGATTAATTAACGATAATAGAAAGCTAGGAATTATAGGAGCGATCGTCCATGGTGTACCAAAGAATAGTGTGGGGAGGAGGGGGAATATGGTTTTTTGGATATGCATTGCCTTAATAGGAATCTTGACACCAATTAGCCAGGTATCTTCTGATAAGAAGCTAACTAACAGAGAAAAGAAGCGGTCGATTCTCGGGATCTTAGGAATTTCTGCTACCTTAACTGTTCTATTGTTAATCATTGAATACAGTTACCTTATAGCGGACATGATTCATTGAGTAGTTGCTTCTATAGGTCATATAGCAATCAACAGTTGTTAGTATACATAACGTCGAAGGAGCTTCCCGTTTTGGGAAGCTCTTTTTTGATACGTACATATGAGCATACCTGTTCAAGAAAGGCATTTTTATTGAATGCATCGTAAAGTCCTGTTACGATTTCTATGCTTATCAATCCAGAATGAAAAGGAGGGACAGGTGTATGAAGCAGTTATTCTTATATTTGTTCGGTATACTCATCTCGAGCCTTGGCATTGCGTTCTTCATTAAAGCGGATGTTGGGGTTGGCACGACAGACAGCGTCGCAGTAGGCTTGTCCTCCCACATTCCAATTAGTGTAGGGGTTGGAATGATGACAGTCCACGTAACGGTTATCCTATTAAATAGTATTCTAGGGAAGACGCTCCCATCCTTATTTGTCTTTATTCCAATTGTATTAAGAGGGGTCACGCTCGACTTGTGGAATTTCCTTCTTACAGACTTCCAGCTGGAGTCGCTCGTCTTAAGGTGGGGACTCTTATTCGTCGGAATTGCCTTCATGGGAATTGGCATTGGCTCGTACTTACACACGAACCTTCCTAAAATCCCTGTCGATGAACTGATGCAAACCTTGATGAAGAAAGATGGACTCTCCCTTAGAGTGAACCGCAATCTCTATGAGTTCTCCTTACTTGTCATCGGGTTCCTACTTGGAGGTCCAATTGGAATCGGTACGTTTGTCATCTCGTTCTTACTCGGCCCATCCATTCAGTTCTTCTATGAACAATGGAGCAACCTACTTTCGCCTAGCAATGGTGGACAATACGCAAGTACTTCCTAACGGTTGAAAAGTCAATTCGAATGAGAATTGGCTTTTTCTTTATGAAAAAAACGTGATGAACGGTGTGCATCCAGTAAACAGCATACGAATCACAAAAAAGCGCAATCTTAAAAAGGTTCGCGCTTTTTAAGATACAAAGATTGATTTGTTTCCTTTATTTTGAAATAATCAACGATAAGAATTCGTAACTTCCACAATAGGTGTCGCAAATCGACATGCTCTCTGAAGTGTTAGGATAGCGAAAAGGGGGAGACGAGCATGAAATTCAGAGAGTTTCACCGAAATATCAAGATTCGGATTGTGGAGACGTTCGTAAGTCGCTTTATTGGAAGTATGATCTTTCCATTTATGTCGATTTACTTGGCCGTGCATTTCGGTGCGACCGTGGCTGGGTTATTGCTGCTTATTAATGTAGGAATTGGGATTGGCATTAACTTTCTAGGGGGATACTTCGCAGATCAATTCGGGCGAAAGAAGGTGATGCTATGGGCAGAATTGCTACGATTCCTCGCATTCATGACGATGGCTCTATGTAATTCACCTTGGTACCAATCACCGAGTATTACGTTCGCAATGATGACAGTCAACAGTATTTGCTGGGGGTTAGCAGGACCGGCGAACCATGCGATGCTGATTGACGTTAGTTTGCCCTCTCAACGCAAAGTCATCTATTCCATTACATACTGGGTAAACAATCTATCCATTGCAGTGGGAGGAATCATAGGAGCTTTCTTGTTCAAAGACTACCTATTTGAACTGTTTATCGCCTTAAGTTTCTCAGCTTTATTTGTTGTCGTCATTGTGATGTTCTTCATTATAGAGAGTCACTTTCCTGAACGAACGAAGATGCAACCTGTCCAACACGTGAAGAAGTTACTTTCAAGCTACAAGAGTGTATTGAATGATCGTTTATTTGTGTTGTTCACAGTTGCCGGTGTACTCACGCTCTCAATGGAATTTCAGCTGACGAATTACATTGGAATTCGATTGAGTGAAGAAATGCCGACACAAACCTTTCTATTCTGGGAAGTGGATGGGGTGAAAACGATGGGATTCCTGCGCAGTGAGAACACCATTCTCGTAGCAATCCTCATGTTGTTCGCTGCACGGTTATCTAAATCATTCCAAGATCGGCCTCTCCTTGTTGGGTGTAGCTTCTTATTTACAATCGGATATGGAGCGCTAGCTTACTCCAATAACCTATGGGTGCTCGTCATCATGATGGCCATTCTCACAGTTGGAGAAGTATTGAAAGTCCCTGTGGAGCAGTCCTATATGGCATCGATACCACCTGAGCACGCACGTAGCACGTATATGGCGTTCAATGGCTTGAAATTCAATTTATCCATGCTCATTGCCTCGTTGACCGTAGCCGTTAGTTCGATTCTGCCAACGACAGTTATGGCTATCTTAATCCTATTGATTGGACTGACCGGAACATGGATCTATCACCTTATCACTCCTCAGCTTGATGTTCGTAAAAGGCTTGAGATGGAGATGGAAGAGGTTAGTGGGACACTCGAGTCTTAAATAGAGAAGAGGTAAGGAAGAATGGACAAGAAAGAGTCTCTTTATCCAGCAGGTATTGAGTGGGGATAACTAAATCGTTAATAAAACGGCTGAAGAAGGATTAAGACTCTTCAGTCGTTTTTATGTCATGGTAGAATAGAGGAAGTAGGATGAAAAATTTGTTAAAAGGGGGAGCTGTTATGAATCACATATTCTCAGTAGAAACGACCCAGCACAGCCAGATGATTGATATGACATCACAACTTAATCAGTGGATACAAGATGAGGGGGTAAGAGAAGGAATTCTGATTGTTACTTCCCTCCATACGACAGCTGGCATTACCGTTAATGAAAATGCAGACCCAGATGTAAAGACCGACATGCTCCGTCGATTTGACGAGTTGTACCCATGGGAGCATACGGAGGACCGACATATGGAAGGGAATACGGCGGCGCACATGAAGACAAGTACCGTTGGACATTCACAGACCATCATTATTCAGAATGGGGAGCTTGTTCTAGGCACGTGGCAAGGCGTGTATTTCTGTGAGTTTGATGGCCCTCGAAAGCGAAAGGTACAAGTGAAAGTTATAGAAGGATAGGTGGACGAACGTGGAGCAAATCCAGAAGATTATGGACGTGTTATCATTAGCAGAGAACTTGAAACAAGAAATGCGCCATAGCTGGTTGTCGAATGGAAGACAAGAGAGTGTCGCAGAGCATACATGGAGAATGTCGCTCATGGCCGTCTTGGTGCAACCTTATTTAGACAGGAAAGTAAACATGGAGAAACTGCTCAAGATGGTCATTATCCACGATTTGATTGAAGCAGAAGCAGGTGATGTACCTGCCTTTGATGCGATGAACGACACACAAATTAAAAGAGAGAAAGAAGAACGAGAGCTTGACGCAATTCTTTCCCTTAAACGTCGCCTCCCGTCTGAGTTAGGGGTGGAAATCTATGAATTATGGATGGAGTTTGAAGGCAAAGAAACGTATACAGCAAAGGTTGCAAATGCCCTCGATAAGCTAGAGGTCCAACTCCAACATAATGAAGCTGACATACATACATGGTTAGACATTGAGAAAGAAATGACCTTTCAAATGGGCAAGCATGTCGAATTCGATTCGTTTCTTAGTAAGATGAAAGACCAAATTGAACAAGATGGAGAACAGAAAATGCTCGCTGCAGGCGTAGAGTACCGTAAGTAGCGAATAGAAATGAGGAGAATTCATGGATTCAAGGAAGTTCTTATTGCTGATCATTTTGCTAATGCATGTTGCGACATTAGTCAACATTACTGTATTCGATTCGGAGTGGAATGGGTTATTAATGGCATGGAACACCATCCTCTTCATAGCCGCAATTGCACTAGTTGTCCCTCAGTTTCAAAGGAGTAGAGGATAATCTTTAAGCAATAACGCCTAGCAGGTAGCTGCTAGGCGTTTTCTCGTTCATGATTAAATCGGTATCCATGCCACACAGAACGACTACAATGAACGAAGTAAAGACTTAAATGCTGATAGCTTCTGCCTTAACGTACGGCAGGACACGGTTGTTCCAATAAATCGGAGGAGGATGACCTCTACCTTATCCTTTAGCCACATTGTATTTATTATCTTTATTAGAGACTAACAACCTATAAGATTAAGGGGACCTATGTACGGTTACTTGGCTTGGTTTCAAGGCTCATCCATCCCCCAGGGAACGAATTGAAATGAACGATAAGCTTGTACAAGGAAATTAAATACAAATATAGAAGCATATAATAGATATAGATTACTGAATAAAGGTTGTTTCTTTCTTCAAACAAATGGGCATATTCGTTGAAGATTGAAAGCACAAGAACCCACAAAAGAGAGGTAGAATAATGGGCCTATTGCTTTGGATAACTATTGGCTTCATCGCCACCGGATTCGTTGTTCTTATTCGCACGAGAAAAGGGGTGGAGAATAAGGTTGCTTACATCAAGGCAAATATGGAAGGCGAGGAAAGTTTAAATAAAGCTAACTCCATAATCTGGTGGATAGGGTGTACCACAGCTTGGGGGTTAGTGAGTATGTTTCTTGTGGTGTGGTGTTTTCATAGTTACTAACGGGAACTGTAGATTTCGAATGTATGTAAACAAGCGGTGTGAAGTTAAGTTACATAGAAGATAATTAATCTTAAACTTCAACAATGAAAAGAAAAAAGACAGGTTCCTTGTCCCATTGGGACGAGGAACCTGTCCCTCTGTCTTTAGTAATATGGAGAAATCATAATGTACACAAGTACACCTGTAATACTTACATACAGCCATAGTGGCATTGTCCAGCGAGCAATCTTGCGGTGCTTGTCGACTTTCATTGCAAGTCCGCGGAACAAGCTGATCAGCGCAAGAGGCACAATGACAATTGCCAGAATGATATGCGTGATTAAGATAAAGTAGTAAATATATTGTAGAATTCCTTCACCACCGTACGATGTGGAAGGAGCCATCGCGTGATACGACAAGTACGTCACGAGGAAGAGCGCCGTCGTTGAGAACGCTGCAAAGATGAAGCGTTTATGCCACTTCACATTCTTTCGTAGAATCATAAATAACGCTGCGAACAAGAAGACGGTCGTAAATGAGTTAAAGATGGCATTCAGTAATGGTAGTATCGTCAAATCAAAACTAGTATCGCTATTGATCTCAGGCATGAAGAAGAGAATCGTAACAATCAGATTGATCGCAATGGATAACCCAATGACCCATGGTACATAGTTAAATTCTTTCTCTCTTTGTATATCCAAAGTAAGTCAACCTTTCTATGAGTATAATGGTACAAGAGTAGTATAACGAAAATATAAGCAAAATTCACCCTCTAACGCGCGGGAAAAGGTGACGGTATTGTTAACATTTTAGATTTTTGAGGGGATAGTAGAAGGGGAATACTTGATGAGTAAAGAAAGTCAATAGCAACAGGAAACAAAAGATGTCCATTTTCGAGTAAAAATAAAAAGCTTGCAAAGTCAGCTTTACAAGCATTTGAGGGTAAACCACAAGTTTCAAGATAATGGTTTACCT from Pontibacillus halophilus JSM 076056 = DSM 19796 harbors:
- a CDS encoding MDR family MFS transporter, coding for MKFREFHRNIKIRIVETFVSRFIGSMIFPFMSIYLAVHFGATVAGLLLLINVGIGIGINFLGGYFADQFGRKKVMLWAELLRFLAFMTMALCNSPWYQSPSITFAMMTVNSICWGLAGPANHAMLIDVSLPSQRKVIYSITYWVNNLSIAVGGIIGAFLFKDYLFELFIALSFSALFVVVIVMFFIIESHFPERTKMQPVQHVKKLLSSYKSVLNDRLFVLFTVAGVLTLSMEFQLTNYIGIRLSEEMPTQTFLFWEVDGVKTMGFLRSENTILVAILMLFAARLSKSFQDRPLLVGCSFLFTIGYGALAYSNNLWVLVIMMAILTVGEVLKVPVEQSYMASIPPEHARSTYMAFNGLKFNLSMLIASLTVAVSSILPTTVMAILILLIGLTGTWIYHLITPQLDVRKRLEMEMEEVSGTLES
- a CDS encoding secondary thiamine-phosphate synthase enzyme YjbQ, which produces MNHIFSVETTQHSQMIDMTSQLNQWIQDEGVREGILIVTSLHTTAGITVNENADPDVKTDMLRRFDELYPWEHTEDRHMEGNTAAHMKTSTVGHSQTIIIQNGELVLGTWQGVYFCEFDGPRKRKVQVKVIEG
- a CDS encoding YczE/YyaS/YitT family protein, with product MKQLFLYLFGILISSLGIAFFIKADVGVGTTDSVAVGLSSHIPISVGVGMMTVHVTVILLNSILGKTLPSLFVFIPIVLRGVTLDLWNFLLTDFQLESLVLRWGLLFVGIAFMGIGIGSYLHTNLPKIPVDELMQTLMKKDGLSLRVNRNLYEFSLLVIGFLLGGPIGIGTFVISFLLGPSIQFFYEQWSNLLSPSNGGQYASTS
- a CDS encoding HD domain-containing protein — its product is MDVLSLAENLKQEMRHSWLSNGRQESVAEHTWRMSLMAVLVQPYLDRKVNMEKLLKMVIIHDLIEAEAGDVPAFDAMNDTQIKREKEERELDAILSLKRRLPSELGVEIYELWMEFEGKETYTAKVANALDKLEVQLQHNEADIHTWLDIEKEMTFQMGKHVEFDSFLSKMKDQIEQDGEQKMLAAGVEYRK
- a CDS encoding DUF420 domain-containing protein, with amino-acid sequence MDIQREKEFNYVPWVIGLSIAINLIVTILFFMPEINSDTSFDLTILPLLNAIFNSFTTVFLFAALFMILRKNVKWHKRFIFAAFSTTALFLVTYLSYHAMAPSTSYGGEGILQYIYYFILITHIILAIVIVPLALISLFRGLAMKVDKHRKIARWTMPLWLYVSITGVLVYIMISPYY
- a CDS encoding OsmC family protein, with the translated sequence MEFKVDWKGKMAFEGAAPSGHTIRLDAGEGDGGENSGARPTEALMSAVASCTGIDIIQILQKMRLNPIGFHMDMKGERAEEHPRKFTDIHIHYALEGELPEDKVVRAVQLSKDKYCSVAHSINANLTVTYSINGVNGEQTL